The following is a genomic window from Gadus morhua chromosome 23, gadMor3.0, whole genome shotgun sequence.
AATGTGGTTAACATGAGTCTGATGTTTCTACGCATCAGCTTTGGTTTAAAGCCatattgaaagaaaaaatatatatatacaattagcTACCATATATGTCTACCCCAATATGTACACCTCTGGTTGTCCCAATGGCCACTCTGGTCGGCTCTCCGTCACGGTGTGTCTGCATAACTTGCTAGTTTGGAATGTGTTTAGTAACTCTACGTATAATATTGGTTGCCTGTCTTCTTTCCTCTCATCCTCACCTGTAAATCATTTGGATGAAAACAGCCTCTTCTTGATGTTTTTATCGCCCTATTTTTAGGACATTCTCCATGATTTACACTGCATGATTAAGAATTTTGGTCATGTGCTCATCGTTTTCACGCGATTGTTTCCTCATTGTCTGTCTGAACGGACACTTGAGGTCATTGATTCACTTCCTTTGCCTACGAGAGTGTTTCAATGAAGTGGGAAAAAATTGTGCTCAAACTTTTGTCTGAGACAAATATGATGACAAGCAAggaaaagagacagacagacatacagccagatagatagacggacagacatgTAGATAGATATTCATAATGACGATGATAAGGCAAGGAAAGACGAgggaactttatttatatagcacttttcatacacaaggcagactcaaagagcttcacatataaacattgtcatacaattaaataataggtaagtaaaagaaaatatatgcaaaaaattagtaaaatagTTCAGCAtttttgaaagtgcaatgtatataagatcagatcaacagtctctctgaaacccacgtcgggactccaacccgaccttaGGGaccttggtcctttctctgggactaaAACacggattctaggactctagccagGATTCttggactctaacccagacagaacttgggtctcaaaTCCTTCAAAGTTACCCACGTCAGGACTCCAACCCAACCTAGAGGaacttgtttctctctctcggactccaacccgacctaaaggaatttGGTCCTTTCgccgggactccaacccagattgtAGGACTTTAAACCAGACAGAAATTTGGTCTCATACCCTTATCCTtgctctctggtatcagatcatgtatctttctagAAAATAAGGGCAAagttaaaaagcattttagtaataaaatataaaaataaaggcaaagttaaaaaagcattttagaaagtgtaacgtatttaagatttagccgAGCAAAAGCATAcgtaaaagtcttcagtcttgatTTAAAGGTGGCCAGAGTAAGCGTTAATCCCAGAAGCCACACCCCATTTTCATGCATCACGTGCATACCTTAGTGACTGACCATGTTACCATGGGAACAACTAACAACCTCCATCAcgtgcccccctccctcagtaGACACAAGGTTCACATTCCCAGACATCACTCCCTCACACATTGACTCGCTCAATCACTTCAATAAAGTTGATGATCATGTTAAACAAGAACCCATTTGTGAACTTGCTCGTTCATGCATCTCTCtaccgccctctagtggacagagTGAAAAGAGTTCAGAAAAATAACTGTGTATTAGAAAGTTAAACCAAATTTATGAAGATACATAAGGATGCAAGTGAACCGGGCGTGGTATATTTAGATAACTTATTCGTACGGAATATCTTTGTTGTTCGCAGAAAATAGAATTAATGCTTACGGTAATTTATCTTAACTAAAGGTTATAATTTAGGCCTCACGAACCAAAACACAGGCTGTCCATTTTCATTTCATAAACTGGAGAATGGCATTCTTATCGCACAATCACATCATTTACCACGATTCCCTTAAAAGGTATTCATTATTGGAGCTTATTAATATGCATCGTATCATGGATgacgacagcaatatattgttgtttctctttcttctgataaatgtacatgttgtaagtcgctttggataaaacaatctggtaaatgcccttaatgtaaaatgaaaatgtaaaacaagGACAGAATGAAGGAAACCAATAATCCATAACTTAAGGAGCAGAGTGACCCTTCTGAGAGGCTCTGAGGCTGACCTGTCCATATGCTCAGCTAAGCGTTTATGTTTAGATATTTTACAAGTAGTAAAGTAATGATTGATTTGGAGGCAGTTACTGAGGTTATTTTGAAAGATTGGGGTGAAGACGCCAAAAgacaaaattattaaataatgaGTCAGGTTTTAGAATAggacatgttttatttatattcaaacaTACAGAGTAGTTTTGATTATTAAAATGCTAATAACGTATAAATCAATAAATGGCTTGAACCTTTAACAAATTCAGTGAATTTATAGAATAACAATTACAGAACATTGTAACATAATGCACCAACATTGATAAATACAATCAATAAATAGGACTCTcttttgaaaatacatttaaatgtcgtgctatattattataatttaataaataacctATAAGGGGTCGACAATGTAGAGAataggattagggccacatgtGATTCCTTTTTTTGAGTGCTGGCTTCAGACTCGGAACTCATTCAAAAAAATGTGCCCCTAAACCACTTCCTAAAAATGCTTGGAGTTCTCTAAAttaattttaaaaaaaagtgCTAGCAGTTCATTGTTTTTCCTCCTCAAAAGTATCTGGTCAGCCATCTTGGTGCTCATTGGCCTGCGCTGAATAAGATGCATTTCCATTGGATGGTATAATGCGTTGAGGGTGTGGCGTTGGTTCCCTCCAATGGTGtaggagaggagctggaggtgatgAGCTACAGGAGGGAGGGGCCGGAGGCCAATGCTGCTCTTTTTGTCGCCctgtgaaacacaaacacagaaacttagattttgtttttcataaactgtgtgaatgaatgagtgtgtgagtgaatgaatatgtgagtgaatgagtgagggacACTTACCTAAGCTGCCTGATCTTCCTCAACACCCAGGGCTCATTATGTTTGCAGCAGTACCAAAGACCACTCTCCGTTTGGAaactacacaaaacacagagacactgtgAGTAGTCTGAGCCACGGATGACACCCTAAATGAGGTTAACACACCCTAACACGCACGTTCAAACGAAGACACACATCCTAGCACATGGTCAAAGCTAGAGATGTTTCTGTTGAAGAATACATTCGTTCCATATGGCTGGTCGCTTACCGGATGGCATTGACACAGGGAGGGTTTCTCTCTTGCACCATGTAGTCCACGATGGTTTCAGTGATATGCTTTCTGCTCACCGTGGTGCAGCATTCATAGAACTTCTGAGTTACTGAAGAAGAGACAGATATACGGTTAGTTTCATATTGTAAGATGGCAGTCCATACCTTGGTTCTCGTGGCGTCCCCTGAGAACCCAGGTCCCCGTCggccccatcctcccctcacctgcagATCCTTGTCCGGTCAGAGCGACCaccacagccagcagcagcatgctCTTCGTCACGGTGCCACAGGTCGTCATCTTCACTGGTTCTGATTGGCAGCTTTTAAAGATcaagagatagacaggaagacgACAGATAAGATCAGGTGTTAATGCTCTTCTACCGTTAGACCAGTGGACTGCCCTCTCTCAGCAGGACAGGGATATTTATATTGTGAAAAGGAGAAGTGCTGGAGtggtatgtctctctgtctctgtctctctctctctccccccacaaaCTCACTCGCCCgctcaatctctctgtctgtagatCTATAtgtattgtaatgacctcgccggtgacataacgatgcCCAGTCATAGTTATTTGAAGGAACTTTTTAACGTAACAAAACGACGTCACTGGAACGCGTAATCAACGGCAAAAATCTCACCCAAAACATACCCCGGCAACCCCAAACATGGTCTTCCTCACGTGCAAGcctccaccctcctgttcttccaaggccctcccccagctgacctaatgattcacccccacactgattgacaagaagaacattgcaatacatgcacacaaactatttaaatgtcccagggtcgctacattgCCTCCCCCCTTCAAAGTTCCTCGTCCTCGAGGGAACAAATAAAGTCACAGTGCCCCTCACAGTGCCCCTGCCAAATTGCCCGCACAGTAGACTGCAGagtctcctcacctgtctggggATGCTGGGCAGGGCAGGGCAAGGGGCCCAGGCTCATGGAGTGGGGTGCTGGGGTGGCAAGGGAGTAGTCTACAGGGGCCCGAAACATTGACACGAGGGggtggcggggaggggggaagggttgCGGGAGGAGGACTGAGACAATGGGCAGGGATCGGGAAGACGGGGTGGTTGGAAGGTCTTTGCAAGGGGGTGAAGGGGGCCGGTGACGTGTGACTGGTCCATCTGAGCTGTTGTCGGTGGGGGCCGGATGTAGGAGGTGTTTGGCGGGGCCACATAGACTGTGGGCCCTCCTTGGAAGCCAATCGCCCCCCTCTCCAGGTCCAGCCTGTGCATCGCAGGAAGTCCAGCCCTAGGATACAGGGGTCCTGCACGGCATGGAGGACAGTCTTTCTCCCTACGCAGATGGACAACAACCCCTTCCCTTTCATGGGGGCCCTCTCCCCCGTGACTGTGCGGAGCTGCACAGTTGTAGGTTGGAGTACCGTCCAGGTTGGCAAAATGTTTGGCCTCATCAGGGTCACTGCAGACCCCGTATCGACTGAAGCCAAATAAGCCACCCCCTCAACAGTGACAGGAACATGTCAAAAGTCCCCGGCCCAGGTCCGCCCAACCACGACAACAGGCTCCAGGACGCTGGAGCCTGTTGTCGTGGCGGGGCTCCAACAGGCTCCAGGACGCTGGAGCCTgttgaagccccgcccccccggctgctatgatgggctcctccagacgacGACGGCGGGGGTACGGGGGCAGGGCCACGCGTCTCCCCAATTACGCGGACCCTGGCCCGTTTCCCTGGGCTCTCACAGCTTTAGGGCACTCTCTGACAAGGTGGCCAGGCTGCCCGCAGCCCCAGCAGACCCTCTGCTCTCGACGAGACGGGGGGGCGGCGGTCCGCCTGTATAGAGACAGCGAGGACAAGTTCAGTGAGCTCGTCCCCCCAGGCTGGCTTCTGTGAgtccccactcctctcccttGCCGATCTCACCATCGGCTGAGGAGCAGGATGACCGTCGATTGCTCCAGCCCACACCAGCTCCCTCTCTATGGCCATCTCCAAGGCCTCTTGCAAAGTCTGCGGGTTGGGCTAGCAGGGTCTGCATGCGTAGTTCTGTAGGGGAAAGGGCCTGGAGAAACTGATCCCGAGCGAGTTCGCTCTGCACGGCTGGCAGCGTCTCCCCCGGCTTTCTGCATCTATTACAGAGTTCTGAGCGCATCAGCCCCGGCTTAATACGCAGTCCAAAATGCCTCCTTAGTGCCCCCACTAGGGCAACATAGTCCCCCCTGTCCTCTGGGCTAAGCAGCAACAAACAAGACAATGCGTCGTCCGCCAGACACATCGCAAGCTGCAGCGCTTTGACCTTCACTGACCATCCGGCAGCATCGGCCAAAAGTTCAAATTGCGCGCGGAAAGCTTCCCAGTCAGCCTTATCAGTGTATCTAGGCGTCTTGATGGACACTGGGCTCGATGTGAGAAAGGCGCCGCCATGTCTGTCGCCGTCTTGTGGCGGCCACGGGCAGTCGGCGCTGCGAACTATGAGGGAAAAATCATCTTTTTCAACGGCGGCCAGTTCCCGTTTGGTTCTACCCCTCACCAGAGACTCCGAAGCTACTCCACACGCCCCCTCGCCGTAGTCATCCATCTCTATCTTCACCCGACAGTCCGCAGGGAGCATTATTGTTGCAGAGAAAACGCGATAGCAACTTCAGCCGACCCGCCGAGCAGGAccgaggaaaaaaagaaaaatctaaaGAAAACgttcacttctgacaccaatgtaatgacctcgccggtgacataacaaTGTCCAGTCATAGTTATTTGAAGGAACTTTTTAATGTAACCAAACTAGGTCACTGAAACGTGTAATCAACGGCAAAAAtcccacacaaaacaaacactggTTACCcaggcaacccccaacacggtctttCTCACGTGCAAGCCCCCATCCtccttccaaggccctccccctgCTGACCTAATGAtgcgcccccacactgattgacaagaagaacgtTGCAATACATGCTGAAAAACTATTTAAATGTCCAAGGGTCGCTACAGTATATATAGATGCTTCAATATATTGATCtttatgtatctctctctctatctgtcaacCTCTAACATGTCCCCACCCTCCCTACGGAAGACCTTTGCCGACCTCTTCCTGACGCAATATCGGCCATGTTGGTTCTGCCGCTTCTTGAAAGAAGTGCACGTGGGTTTAGAACCAAAATGGCCGCTAGGTGAACGACCATGCAATCTCTTGTTTAGTTGACTGgcggagggacagacagaaggacaagTGTTTAATCTACCTCTTTCAGCACGTAACACTCAGCACTTTACATCGGTTATCCTTCACCTCTCGTCAAACGATCCGTTCACAGGAACAAGGATGCTAGTATCCTCATTAGCATAGCCAGTCCTTCAGACTGAGTTCAGGGTCACTCCACACCCCCTCTGATTGAGAGTTGCGGGAGTGACTCAGTCACACTGTGAGGATTCCCGGGAGAAGTTGGATGTTTAGTGATTAGCATCTGGACCAcatcaaccacacaaacactcgctGTGTTCCGAACCTAACGTTGGCCCAAATAAGTGTTCACCATGTGTATTTTTATGCATGACATTCAAATTGGGGACAAAAGTGTAGGCTACGGTGTCCTTCATGTAGGCATCCTCTAGCAAGGGGCCCAAACCTAAACCTCCTCCTCAAGGAGCATGTTGGAGTTCCATGCAAGTCCCTCCAGATAGAAGGATCTAGGACATGAGACGGTCTGAAAGCAGACCTAGAAAGAAGAAGTTCCGTTAGTGGGACAGGAAGGCAGGTATCACCTTCTGAGTTGTTCGGTCTTTTCACCGGTTGGatcacacagagtgatatagtATCTATAGTGTTCTATCGTCTCTTTCTGTGATGCTGAATCTCATTCAAATATGGTCGTGTCGTATCctttttttctgtctgtttcCAGTCCTCCACTTTTATATAATCCTATCATAGTCAGCGCTGAGCTCCCTGAAAGACCTCTTCACTAACGGAGAAGAGACGTTATGAAGTTTTCATAACCTGAGCTGTCGTCATATCTGACTTAGGTTTGGATTAATTTCGAAAATAAAGCTAGTCATAAAACGGTTGTGAAATAACGAAGACAGGACGCAGCACTTAATCAGAGTCATTGGAATGACATTGACAAGTGCTCGTTTTTGTGTTGAATTCATGGGGTGGGGGCGAGGAGCAATGGCAAGGCTGTTCCACCCATCGTTTTTACACACTTTTGTTCTGTTCGTCCAAACAGAGTTGAGCCTCATTGATTATTGAGTGAGAGACCAATGTTAGTGTTGATCTGGAAGGGAGGGCTGGTCTCAGTGGACCACCTCATGATTGAGCGTGTAGTTTAACTCgttgacccccccacccccctcttatacacttgttgtatgttgtacgtcctggcacctaatgtacacacttattgtgtgttgtacgtcctggcacttattgTACACACTCATTGTATgatgtacgtcctggcacttgcaAATAGTGCTTAGACTTatttagcatcttatcctagctatctttgttgtatacagggaatgggttaacctagcgattgttggtgcttggcacttggttctattaatatccttactgtaccgacagcgatatattgttgttcctctttcttcttacaaatatacatattgtaagtcactttggataaaagcgtctgctaaatgccgttaatgtaaatgtaatt
Proteins encoded in this region:
- the LOC115537267 gene encoding uncharacterized protein LOC115537267, with the translated sequence MTTCGTVTKSMLLLAVVVALTGQGSAVTQKFYECCTTVSRKHITETIVDYMVQERNPPCVNAIRFQTESGLWYCCKHNEPWVLRKIRQLRATKRAALASGPSLL